From the genome of Aliarcobacter lanthieri:
AATAAAGCGATGATAGATTTGATAAATAAAAAAGAGAATATTTTTGGAGATAGTATTGCTTTTGTAGAAAATTGGGATTTTTCAAAAGCAAATTTAAATGAAGAAAATAGAATTTTAGCTATAACTCAAGTAGCATCTATTTGTTACCAAAATCCAAAAGCATTAGGAAGTGAAAGTCTTTATAATAGACTTATGGCTGAAAGTATGGGATTACCAAGTTCAAGTTTTGAGTTTGTACCAGTTTTACTTGATTATGAAAATCCTAAGCATCAAGAGATTTTAAAATTGGAATATTCAAACTCTAAAAGATTTGGTGAGATTTTAGATGATAGATATTTACTTACAAATTATAGAGCTTTAGTTTATGATTTTGAAAATGACAAAGATAAATTTAGCTTTGATATACGAACTATTTTTAATACAAAAGAAGAGTGTGAAATAATAAAAGAATATTTCAAAGTATTTTTATTTAAAGTAGATTTCCCAACAAGAAGTCAAATGGTAAGACATAGAGTTTGTTGGCAAGAGCTTTCAAGAAGATATGTAAGTGGTAAAAAAGTACCATTTGAATTCTATATTAGTGAAAAACTAAAAGCAAATGAAAAAGTACAAAACTTCATAAAAGAGAGTGAAGAATTGTATTTTGAACTACTTGAGCAAGGTGTAAAACCACAAGAGGCTAGAAGAGTAATACCACAAATGGGATACACTCAAATTTGGGGAGCATTCCAACCAAAACAATTAGATAATTATTTTAAATTAAGACTTGATAATCATGCCCAATGGGAGATTAGACAAACTGCACTTGCTATGCAAGAGCTTTTAGGATGAGTGCACTAGAAATTGCTGATATTATAGGAATAATATCTTTTGCATTAAGTGGATTTTTAATAGCAGTCCACTGTAAACTTGATATATTAGGAGTTTTTATCTCTGCATTTTTAACTGCTTTTGGTGGTGGAATGACAAGAGATGTTTTAGTGGATAGAACTCCTTATGTCTTTACTTCAAATCTTCCACTTAGTCTTGTGATTGCAACAGTTTTAATTGCAATGCTTTTTAAACTTCATAAAATTACAAATTTAGAGGGGAAATGGGCATTTATAGTTTCAGATGCTATTGGTTTATCATCTTTTGCAATAACTGGTTCAATTATTGCCATAGAAAGTGGCTTTAACTTTTTAAGTGTTATAGTCTTAGCATTTATAACAGCTGTTGGTGGTGGAACAATCAGAGATGTTCTAATCAATAGAATGCCTTTTATATTAGTTTCAGAGTTTTATGCAACAGTTGCTTTAATTATTGGCTCTATGGTTTATATTCTAGAGATGTTTGATATGAGAAATCTTATGACTCTTATTATAGTCTTTATTTTTGGAGTACTTTTAAGAGTTTATGCAGTTTATAAAAAATGGAATTTACCTACTTTATCAAAATAAAAGGAGTT
Proteins encoded in this window:
- a CDS encoding FAD-dependent thymidylate synthase, translating into MIDLINKKENIFGDSIAFVENWDFSKANLNEENRILAITQVASICYQNPKALGSESLYNRLMAESMGLPSSSFEFVPVLLDYENPKHQEILKLEYSNSKRFGEILDDRYLLTNYRALVYDFENDKDKFSFDIRTIFNTKEECEIIKEYFKVFLFKVDFPTRSQMVRHRVCWQELSRRYVSGKKVPFEFYISEKLKANEKVQNFIKESEELYFELLEQGVKPQEARRVIPQMGYTQIWGAFQPKQLDNYFKLRLDNHAQWEIRQTALAMQELLG
- a CDS encoding trimeric intracellular cation channel family protein, encoding MSALEIADIIGIISFALSGFLIAVHCKLDILGVFISAFLTAFGGGMTRDVLVDRTPYVFTSNLPLSLVIATVLIAMLFKLHKITNLEGKWAFIVSDAIGLSSFAITGSIIAIESGFNFLSVIVLAFITAVGGGTIRDVLINRMPFILVSEFYATVALIIGSMVYILEMFDMRNLMTLIIVFIFGVLLRVYAVYKKWNLPTLSK